The following proteins are co-located in the [Pasteurella] mairii genome:
- the rplM gene encoding 50S ribosomal protein L13, which translates to MKTFVAKPETVKRDWYVVDATGKTLGRLATELARRLRGKHKAEYTPHVDTGDYIIVINADKVAVTGKKESDKIYYWHTGYVGGIKQATFAEMIQRRPEAVIEIAVKGMLPKGPLGRAMFRKLKVYAGSTHEHAAQQPQVLDI; encoded by the coding sequence ATGAAAACTTTTGTAGCAAAACCAGAAACGGTTAAACGCGACTGGTATGTAGTAGATGCGACAGGTAAAACTTTAGGTCGTTTAGCTACTGAATTAGCACGCCGCTTACGTGGTAAACATAAAGCTGAATATACTCCGCACGTTGACACTGGTGATTACATCATTGTTATTAACGCGGACAAAGTTGCTGTAACTGGCAAAAAAGAAAGCGATAAAATTTACTACTGGCATACAGGCTATGTAGGTGGTATCAAACAAGCGACTTTCGCAGAAATGATCCAACGTCGTCCAGAAGCTGTGATTGAGATTGCGGTTAAAGGTATGTTGCCAAAAGGTCCATTAGGTCGCGCAATGTTCCGTAAATTGAAAGTGTATGCAGGTTCAACTCATGAACACGCAGCACAACAACCACAAGTTTTAGATATTTAA
- the rpsI gene encoding 30S ribosomal protein S9: protein MAENQNYGTGRRKSSSARVFIKPGSGKITINQRELDVYFGRETSRMIVRQPLELVGLTDKLDLYVTVKGGGISGQAGAIRHGITRALMEYDETLRPALRAAGFVTRDARRVERKKVGLHKARRRPQYSKR from the coding sequence ATGGCAGAGAATCAAAACTACGGCACAGGTCGCCGCAAAAGCTCTTCAGCTCGTGTATTTATCAAACCGGGCAGTGGTAAAATCACTATCAACCAACGTGAATTAGACGTGTATTTCGGTCGCGAAACTTCTCGCATGATCGTGCGTCAACCGTTAGAATTGGTTGGATTAACTGATAAATTAGACCTATACGTTACTGTAAAAGGTGGCGGTATTTCAGGTCAAGCGGGTGCAATCCGTCATGGTATCACTCGTGCATTGATGGAATACGATGAAACTCTACGTCCTGCATTGCGTGCAGCGGGCTTTGTTACCCGTGATGCTCGTCGCGTTGAACGTAAAAAAGTGGGTTTACACAAAGCACGTCGTCGTCCACAATACTCCAAACGTTAG
- a CDS encoding HNH endonuclease — protein MGLGLTAQPRTPLPIYKTQRGKCALCGEPITKETGWHDHHIVYQMFGGSDALSNRCLVHPNCHVKIHALKLDVVKPAYG, from the coding sequence ATGGGTTTAGGCTTAACCGCTCAACCGCGGACGCCATTACCCATATATAAAACCCAACGGGGCAAATGTGCGTTATGTGGAGAACCCATTACCAAAGAAACAGGATGGCACGACCACCATATCGTGTATCAAATGTTCGGAGGGAGTGATGCGTTAAGCAATCGCTGTTTGGTTCATCCTAACTGTCACGTTAAAATTCATGCTTTGAAATTAGACGTAGTGAAACCGGCTTATGGCTAA
- the sspA gene encoding stringent starvation protein A, which translates to MTSAANKRSIMTLFSNKTDIYCHQVRIVLAEKGVAYETEVVEPQVISEDLMELNPYGTIPTLVDRDLVLFNSRIIMEYLDERFPHPPLMPVYPVARGKSRLLMLRIEQDWYSLLEQAEKGSDEEKADALKRLKEELLAIAPIFTQTAYFMSEEFSLVDCYIAPLLWRMQQLGVEFSGAGSKAIKAYMDRVYQRDSFLQSVGESAPKNLMDDK; encoded by the coding sequence ATGACAAGCGCTGCAAATAAACGTTCAATAATGACGCTTTTTTCGAATAAAACAGATATTTATTGCCATCAAGTGCGCATTGTACTGGCGGAAAAAGGGGTTGCTTATGAAACGGAAGTTGTAGAACCGCAGGTAATTTCTGAAGATTTAATGGAGTTAAATCCTTATGGTACCATTCCGACTTTAGTTGATCGCGATTTGGTGTTATTTAATTCACGTATTATTATGGAATATCTTGATGAACGCTTTCCTCACCCGCCATTGATGCCGGTTTATCCTGTTGCACGTGGAAAAAGTCGTTTGTTGATGTTGCGTATTGAGCAAGATTGGTATTCTTTATTGGAGCAGGCGGAAAAAGGAAGCGATGAAGAAAAAGCGGATGCATTAAAACGCTTGAAAGAAGAATTATTGGCAATTGCACCGATTTTCACCCAAACTGCGTATTTTATGAGCGAAGAATTTAGCCTAGTGGACTGCTATATCGCGCCTTTATTATGGCGTATGCAACAATTAGGTGTTGAGTTTAGCGGTGCCGGCAGCAAAGCGATTAAGGCTTATATGGATAGAGTATATCAACGCGATTCTTTTTTACAATCTGTCGGAGAGTCTGCGCCGAAAAACTTAATGGATGATAAATAG
- the sspB gene encoding stringent starvation protein B produces MEYKASPKRPYLLRAYYDWFIDNEFTPYLVVDATYPMVKVPVEYVKDGQIVLNLSANATGNLALTNDFIQFNARFRGVAQDIYIPMGAALAIYARENGDGVMFEPEPFYDEQESAITTEQPLSFAEAVDKPKTEPKTEKNNKKSASHLRIVK; encoded by the coding sequence ATGGAATATAAAGCATCTCCTAAACGCCCTTATTTATTAAGAGCTTATTACGATTGGTTCATCGATAACGAGTTCACGCCTTATTTGGTGGTTGATGCGACCTATCCGATGGTGAAAGTTCCGGTAGAGTATGTGAAAGATGGGCAAATTGTGCTAAATCTTTCGGCAAATGCTACGGGTAATTTGGCGTTAACGAATGATTTTATTCAATTTAACGCGCGTTTTCGTGGTGTAGCACAAGATATTTATATTCCGATGGGCGCCGCATTAGCGATTTATGCCCGTGAAAATGGGGACGGTGTGATGTTTGAGCCGGAGCCTTTTTATGATGAACAAGAAAGCGCGATTACCACAGAACAACCGTTAAGTTTTGCCGAAGCAGTAGATAAACCAAAAACGGAACCTAAAACCGAAAAAAACAATAAAAAATCGGCGTCGCATTTACGAATTGTGAAATAA
- the asnC_2 gene encoding asparaginyl-tRNA synthetase, translating into MTKIASVAEVLQGKVLVGEKVTVRGWVRTRRDSKAGLSFLAVYDGSCFDPIQAIVNNDIQNYENEVLHLTTGCSVIVTGTIVESPAEGQSVELQAETVEVSGWVEDPETYPMAAKRHSIEYLREVAHLRPRTNIIGAVARVRHCLAQAIHRFFHEQGFYWVATPLITASDTEGAGEMFRVSTLDLENLPRTNKGAVDFSQDFFGKESFLTVSGQLNGETYACALSKIYTFGPTFRAENSNTTRHLAEFWMVEPEIAFATLADNAKLAEDMLKYVFRAVLNERQDDLKFFEKHVDNTVITRLENFINSDFAQIDYTDAIEVLLKSGKKFEFPVSWGIDLSSEHERYLAEEYFKSPVVVKNYPKDIKAFYMRLNDDGKTVAAMDVLAPGIGEIIGGSQREERLDVLDKRMVEMGLNPEDYWWYRDLRRYGTVPHAGFGLGFERLIVYVTGVQNIRDVIPFPRSPRNANF; encoded by the coding sequence ATGACAAAAATTGCATCTGTTGCTGAAGTTTTACAGGGTAAAGTTTTAGTCGGTGAAAAAGTAACGGTTCGCGGTTGGGTACGTACGCGTCGTGATTCCAAAGCGGGACTTTCCTTTTTAGCGGTTTACGATGGTTCTTGTTTTGATCCAATTCAAGCTATCGTAAACAACGATATTCAAAATTACGAAAATGAAGTGCTACATTTAACAACCGGTTGTTCTGTGATCGTAACAGGAACCATTGTTGAGTCGCCAGCAGAAGGTCAATCAGTTGAATTACAAGCAGAAACGGTTGAAGTTAGCGGTTGGGTAGAAGATCCAGAAACTTATCCTATGGCAGCCAAACGTCACAGTATCGAATATTTACGCGAAGTCGCGCATCTTCGCCCACGCACAAATATTATCGGTGCAGTTGCGCGTGTTCGCCATTGCTTAGCACAAGCAATTCACCGCTTTTTCCATGAACAAGGTTTTTACTGGGTTGCCACCCCATTAATTACCGCTTCCGATACGGAAGGCGCGGGCGAAATGTTCCGTGTGTCCACATTAGATCTGGAAAATTTACCGCGTACCAACAAAGGTGCGGTGGATTTTTCACAAGACTTTTTCGGTAAAGAATCCTTTTTAACCGTTTCCGGTCAGCTTAACGGTGAAACCTATGCTTGTGCATTAAGTAAAATTTATACTTTCGGTCCAACATTCCGTGCAGAAAACTCCAACACTACTCGCCACTTGGCGGAGTTCTGGATGGTTGAACCGGAAATTGCATTTGCAACTCTAGCAGATAATGCAAAATTGGCGGAAGATATGTTGAAATACGTGTTCCGCGCTGTGTTAAATGAACGCCAAGATGATTTGAAATTCTTTGAAAAACACGTAGATAATACCGTCATTACCCGTTTAGAAAACTTTATTAATTCTGATTTCGCGCAAATTGATTATACCGACGCGATTGAAGTGTTATTAAAATCGGGTAAAAAATTCGAATTCCCAGTTTCTTGGGGGATCGACTTATCTTCCGAACATGAACGCTATTTGGCGGAAGAATATTTTAAATCGCCAGTAGTGGTGAAAAATTATCCGAAAGATATTAAAGCATTCTATATGCGTTTAAATGACGATGGCAAAACCGTTGCAGCAATGGACGTGTTAGCGCCGGGAATTGGTGAAATTATCGGAGGTTCACAACGTGAAGAACGTCTGGACGTATTAGATAAACGCATGGTGGAAATGGGATTAAATCCGGAAGATTACTGGTGGTATCGCGATTTACGTCGTTACGGTACCGTTCCACACGCCGGCTTTGGTCTTGGTTTTGAGCGTTTGATTGTGTACGTTACCGGTGTACAAAATATCCGTGACGTTATCCCGTTCCCTCGCTCGCCACGTAACGCCAACTTCTAA
- the mlc gene encoding protein Mlc yields MAKVRKEDKLPLKLKQLGKIYQLIEQFEEISRIDLSKLSRLAPATITALTRQLIDEKLIIERAVQNTESRGRPAVGLCVSPFYWQSICAILIEDHFDILLCGLDGAPIEQAIYPLHSDDFEHLDQFLLNCVQHFMSNIQSKLNHPMTFSIAVAGELDKSTQNLVRLGKRTLDLNLRALFEPHFDIPILMTEYFQTWLYAENTLGSVIGCDNVLFLQLDDVINLGVLIQGELLYHKEYKKINIDKLIVPKDNLLQELINIHLPELERYQLTNQITHKAIYQLIDQLYPKNVLANKNDKIQFLCQKANDGDKSAVNILYFIADTLAYVLMNLVNIFSSEKIMFSSSLLSAKEIFLPRLNATLAKNLVNTPHQAEVVVSQYQWNSPIVLTSAIKQGIYNGSLLKHLIKSET; encoded by the coding sequence ATGGCAAAGGTAAGAAAGGAAGACAAATTACCGCTAAAATTAAAACAATTAGGTAAAATTTATCAATTAATTGAACAATTTGAAGAAATTTCACGTATTGATCTATCTAAATTATCTCGACTTGCACCGGCGACAATTACCGCGTTGACTAGACAGTTGATTGATGAAAAATTAATTATTGAAAGAGCGGTGCAAAATACAGAGTCGCGCGGACGACCAGCAGTTGGATTATGCGTTTCTCCTTTTTATTGGCAATCTATATGTGCTATTTTGATTGAAGATCATTTTGACATTTTGTTATGTGGCTTGGATGGGGCGCCAATAGAACAAGCAATTTATCCGTTACACAGTGATGACTTTGAGCATTTAGACCAATTTTTGCTTAATTGTGTGCAGCATTTTATGTCAAATATTCAGTCGAAACTCAACCATCCAATGACGTTTTCTATTGCGGTGGCGGGGGAGTTGGACAAATCGACGCAAAATCTCGTTCGCTTGGGTAAACGAACACTGGATTTAAATTTGCGAGCCTTATTTGAACCGCACTTTGATATTCCGATTTTAATGACAGAATATTTCCAAACCTGGCTATATGCGGAAAATACCTTAGGTAGCGTGATTGGCTGTGATAATGTGTTATTTTTGCAATTGGATGATGTAATCAATTTAGGTGTTTTGATACAAGGCGAGCTGCTTTATCATAAAGAATACAAAAAAATTAATATTGATAAACTGATTGTGCCGAAAGATAACCTGTTGCAAGAATTGATTAATATTCATTTACCGGAATTGGAACGTTATCAATTAACCAATCAAATTACGCACAAGGCAATTTATCAATTAATTGATCAGCTTTATCCTAAAAATGTGTTGGCGAATAAAAATGATAAAATTCAATTTTTATGCCAAAAAGCCAATGATGGCGATAAAAGTGCGGTCAATATTTTGTATTTTATTGCGGATACTTTGGCGTATGTGTTGATGAATTTAGTGAATATTTTCTCCTCCGAAAAAATTATGTTCAGTTCCAGTTTATTATCTGCGAAAGAAATTTTCCTGCCTCGCTTGAATGCCACCTTAGCAAAAAATCTCGTCAATACCCCACATCAGGCTGAAGTAGTGGTCAGCCAATATCAGTGGAATAGCCCTATAGTATTAACCTCCGCGATTAAACAGGGGATTTATAACGGTAGTTTGTTAAAACATTTGATCAAATCTGAAACTTAA
- the bioD1 gene encoding dethiobiotin synthase-1 yields the protein MSSFFVTGTDTNVGKTISSRAIIQALQAKNIRIVGYKPIACGQDDPIYVDLQQTQKDDYGTQDNPDVLTLMHSTKEKVSYQDVNSYTFVHTMPMLTTDCEIIDIEKINRDLKRLTDQYQTVVVEGSFGWLTPMNKTHSFASWVASHQMPVVLVVGIKEGCINHALLSAAAIKQSGLPLLGWIANRINPGLGYYAEIIRLLSDKIDAPLLGQIPYVHKPEEQELGQYITNVERLTYMQTELVK from the coding sequence ATGAGTAGCTTTTTTGTCACTGGAACAGATACCAATGTCGGGAAAACAATTTCCAGTCGAGCAATTATTCAAGCATTACAAGCGAAAAATATCCGTATTGTCGGATATAAACCCATTGCGTGTGGACAGGATGATCCGATTTATGTTGATTTACAACAAACTCAAAAAGACGATTATGGTACACAAGATAATCCGGATGTATTGACCTTGATGCATTCCACGAAAGAAAAAGTCTCTTATCAAGACGTAAATAGTTATACCTTCGTGCATACCATGCCAATGTTGACTACGGATTGCGAGATTATTGATATTGAAAAAATTAATCGCGATTTAAAACGTTTGACGGATCAATACCAAACCGTTGTGGTTGAAGGATCTTTTGGTTGGTTGACACCAATGAATAAAACACATAGTTTTGCCAGTTGGGTCGCGTCTCATCAAATGCCGGTAGTTTTAGTCGTTGGAATTAAAGAAGGTTGTATCAATCATGCGTTATTAAGTGCGGCGGCAATTAAACAATCTGGTTTACCGCTACTGGGCTGGATTGCGAATCGAATTAATCCAGGATTAGGATATTATGCCGAAATTATTCGCTTGCTTAGCGATAAAATTGATGCCCCGCTGTTAGGACAAATTCCTTATGTGCATAAACCGGAAGAACAGGAGTTAGGGCAATATATTACCAATGTTGAGCGTTTAACCTATATGCAAACAGAGTTAGTGAAATAA